The proteins below are encoded in one region of Phaseolus vulgaris cultivar G19833 chromosome 1, P. vulgaris v2.0, whole genome shotgun sequence:
- the LOC137814680 gene encoding protein WHAT'S THIS FACTOR 9, mitochondrial, whose product MNKNGVIPWMKQQWRGIVKVRLKWVKNRSLDHVIDKETDLKAACLLKDAINRSSTAFLTAKSVADWQKLLGLTVPVLRFLRRYPTLFHEFPHPRWPSLSCFRLTDTALFLHSQELALHQTHQNEAVKRLSKLLMMTRSRALSLYSLQSLKWDLGLPDSFEKTLVPNFPNDFEFVKSPNGVVSLKLARWPEEFAVSALQERNECGSHYREFKRGQSALAFPMRFPRGYGAQKKVKTWMEEFQKLPYVSPYADSSKIDPNSDLMEKRVVGVLHELLSLTLHKKTKRNYLRSLREELNLPHKFTRIFTRYPGIFYLSLKCKTTTITLREGYQSGKLVDPHPLVRHRDKFYRVMQTGLLYRGDGSLKHEDNSSLVQNDELRSEESEEEEIETSDELCEGEWSDELCEGEASE is encoded by the coding sequence ATGAACAAAAATGGTGTCATTCCGTGGATGAAGCAGCAATGGCGGGGAATAGTGAAAGTGCGTTTGAAATGGGTGAAGAACCGAAGCCTCGACCACGTCATCGACAAGGAAACCGATCTCAAAGCGGCCTGCCTCCTGAAGGACGCCATTAACCGCTCCTCCACCGCCTTCCTCACGGCGAAATCCGTGGCAGACTGGCAGAAGCTTCTCGGCCTCACCGTCCCTGTCCTCCGCTTCCTCCGCCGCTACCCCACCCTCTTCCACGAGTTCCCGCACCCGCGCTGGCCCTCCCTCTCCTGTTTCCGCCTTACCGATACTGCACTATTCCTACACTCCCAGGAACTCGCCCTCCACCAAACTCACCAAAACGAAGCCGTCAAACGCCTCTCCAAGCTTCTCATGATGACCCGCTCACGCGCCCTATCCCTGTACTCCCTCCAATCGCTCAAGTGGGACCTCGGCTTACCTGACTCCTTCGAGAAAACCCTCGTCCCCAACTTCCCTAACGACTTCGAATTCGTCAAGTCCCCCAACGGCGTCGTTTCGCTCAAACTAGCACGATGGCCGGAGGAATTCGCTGTTTCCGCGCTGCAGGAGAGAAATGAGTGTGGGAGCCACTACCGGGAATTCAAGAGGGGACAATCGGCGTTGGCTTTTCCGATGAGGTTTCCGAGGGGGTACGGGGCGCAGAAGAAGGTGAAGACGTGGATGGAGGAGTTTCAGAAGCTGCCTTATGTTTCCCCCTATGCTGATTCCTCCAAGATTGATCCCAACAGCGATTTGATGGAGAAGCGCGTGGTCGGGGTTCTCCACGAGCTTTTGAGTTTGACTCTGCACAAGAAAACCAAGAGGAACTACTTGAGGAGCTTGAGGGAAGAGTTGAATCTTCCGCACAAGTTTACCCGGATTTTCACCAGGTATCCCGGCATTTTTTACCTCTCATTGAAGTGTAAAACGACCACTATTACTCTCAGGGAAGGGTACCAGAGTGGGAAACTGGTTGACCCGCACCCTCTTGTTCGACACAGAGATAAGTTCTACCGTGTCATGCAGACGGGGCTTCTTTATCGTGGGGATGGGTCATTGAAACACGAGGACAACAGTTCGTTGGTCCAGAATGATGAGCTAAGAAGTGAGGAATCGGAGGAGGAAGAGATTGAAACGAGTGATGAACTCTGTGAGGGTGAATGGAGTGATGAACTCTGCGAGGGTGAAGCGAGTGAATAA
- the LOC137814681 gene encoding carbon catabolite repressor protein 4 homolog 1-like isoform X1: protein MLSVLRVHLPSDIPIVGCELTPYVLLRRPDKTVTTDDVPEASPLDGHFLLYKWYRVQSDKKVAVCSVHPSEQATLQCLGCLKAKIPVGKSYHCTPKCFSDAWQHHRVLHDRAASSGNENGNEEEELFGRFNNSGSGSINTTLSASASSASLTNGSAPVYPAAITQRSGGETWFEVGRSKTYTPTADDIGHVLKFECAVVDAETKLTVGHASTLLTSRVIPAPSPSPRRLIPVDGMGHLDADGRITSSGTFTVLSYNILSDSYASSDLYNYCPSWALSWLYRRQNLLREIVVYRADIICLQEVQSDHYEEFFSPELDKHGYYGLYKRKTNEVYSGNMNTIDGCATFFRRDRFSHVKKYEVEFNKAAQSLTDAVIPTTQKKTALNRLVKDNVALIVVLEAKVNNQPVDNPGKRQLLCVANTHVNVHQDLKDVKLWQVHTLLKGLEKIAASADIPMLVCGDFNSVPGSAPHALLAMGKVDPSHPDLAVDPLNILRPHSKLVHQLPLVSAYSSFARTAGLGFEQHKRRLDNATNEPLFTNVTRDFIGSLDYIFYTADSLVVESLLELLDEESLRKDTALPSPEWSSDHIALLAEFRCCKNRSRR, encoded by the exons ATGCTGAGCGTGCTACGCGTGCACCTCCCTTCTGATATTCCCATTGTAGGCTGTGAGCTCACGCCTTACGTGCTCCTACGCAGACCTGACAAGACCGTTACCACCGACGATGTCCCCGAAGCATCCCCGTTAGACGGCCATTTCTTGCTCTACAAGTG GTATCGAGTGCAGAGTGATAAAAAGGTTGCTGTTTGTAGTGTACATCCATCCGAGCAGGCTACACTGCAGTGCCTTGGTTGTTTAAAGGCTAAAATACCTGTTGGCAAAAGTTACCACTGCACTCCAAAGTGTTTTTCAGACGCATGGCAGCATCATCGTGTCTTACATGATCGTGCTGCAAGTTCAGGTAATGAAAATGGAAATGAGGAGGAAGAGTTATTTGGGCGATTTAATAATTCTGGATCTGGATCAATCAATACCACCTTATCTGCCTCTGCATCAAGTGCTAGCTTGACAAATGGGTCTGCACCTGTGTATCCAGCAGCCATTACACAACGAAGTGGTGGTGAAACTTGGTTTGAAGTTGGACGATCTAAGACATATACGCCAACAGCTGATGACATTGGCCATGTCCTTAAATTTGAGTGTGCTGTAGTTGATGCAGAGACTAAACTTACTGTAGGGCACGCTAGCACTCTACTAACTTCCCGTGTCATTCCTGCCCCCTCGCCTAGCCCACGCAGGCTAATACCTGTTGATGGGATGGGTCATTTGGATGCTGATGGGCGTATAACATCGTCAGGAACTTTTACTGTTCTATCATACAACATATTGTCTGATTCATATGCGTCAAGTGATCTATACAATTACTGCCCTTCATGGGCTCTTTCTTGGCTGTATCGCAGGCAAAATTTGTTACGAGAAATAGTCGTTTACCGTGCTGATATTATTTGTCTTCAGGAG GTTCAAAGTGATCATTATGAAGAATTTTTTTCTCCTGAACTGGACAAACATGGCTATTATGGACTTTACAAAAGGAAAACAAATGAG GTATATAGTGGCAACATGAATACAATTGATGGGTGTGCAACATTCTTCCGCAGAGACAGATTTTCACACGTGAAAAAATATGAG GTTGAATTTAATAAGGCTGCACAGTCTTTAACAGATGCTGTGATTCCAACCACTCAGAAGAAAACGGCCTTGAATAGACTGGTTAAG GATAATGTTGCATTAATAGTTGTTTTAGAAGCAAAAGTTAACAATCAGCCTGTTGATAATCCTGGGAAGAGACAGCTTCTTTGTGTG GCAAATACACATGTAAATGTTCATCAAGATTTAAAGGATGTCAAACTCTGGCAG GTGCACACTCTTTTGAAAGGATTGGAGAAAATTGCGGCTAGTGCAGACATTCCAATGTTGGTTTGTGGGGACTTTAATTCAGTTCCAGGAAG TGCTCCTCATGCACTTCTTGCAATGGGAAAGGTAGATCCATCCCATCCTGATTTAGCAGTTGATCCACTTAATATATTGCGTCCTCACAGCAAGTTGGTTCACCAGTTGCCACTG GTCAGTGCTTATTCTTCCTTTGCAAGAACAGCTGGTCTTGGATTTGAGCAGCATAAACGGAGACTAGACAATGCAACAAATGAACCTTTATTCACTAATGTAACCAGAGATTTTATTGGCTCTCTAGATTACATATTTTACACAG CGGATTCATTGGTTGTGGAGTCATTGTTGGAGCTATTGGACGAGGAGAGTTTGCGGAAAGACACCGCACTTCCTTCTCCTGAATGGTCCTCTGATCATATAGCTCTGTTAGCCGAGTTTCGCTGCTGCAAGAATAGATCGAGGCGATGA
- the LOC137814681 gene encoding carbon catabolite repressor protein 4 homolog 1-like isoform X2, whose protein sequence is MLSVLRVHLPSDIPIVGCELTPYVLLRRPDKTVTTDDVPEASPLDGHFLLYKWYRVQSDKKVAVCSVHPSEQATLQCLGCLKAKIPVGKSYHCTPKCFSDAWQHHRVLHDRAASSGNENGNEEEELFGRFNNSGSGSINTTLSASASSASLTNGSAPVYPAAITQRSGGETWFEVGRSKTYTPTADDIGHVLKFECAVVDAETKLTVGHASTLLTSRVIPAPSPSPRRLIPVDGMGHLDADGRITSQNLLREIVVYRADIICLQEVQSDHYEEFFSPELDKHGYYGLYKRKTNEVYSGNMNTIDGCATFFRRDRFSHVKKYEVEFNKAAQSLTDAVIPTTQKKTALNRLVKDNVALIVVLEAKVNNQPVDNPGKRQLLCVANTHVNVHQDLKDVKLWQVHTLLKGLEKIAASADIPMLVCGDFNSVPGSAPHALLAMGKVDPSHPDLAVDPLNILRPHSKLVHQLPLVSAYSSFARTAGLGFEQHKRRLDNATNEPLFTNVTRDFIGSLDYIFYTADSLVVESLLELLDEESLRKDTALPSPEWSSDHIALLAEFRCCKNRSRR, encoded by the exons ATGCTGAGCGTGCTACGCGTGCACCTCCCTTCTGATATTCCCATTGTAGGCTGTGAGCTCACGCCTTACGTGCTCCTACGCAGACCTGACAAGACCGTTACCACCGACGATGTCCCCGAAGCATCCCCGTTAGACGGCCATTTCTTGCTCTACAAGTG GTATCGAGTGCAGAGTGATAAAAAGGTTGCTGTTTGTAGTGTACATCCATCCGAGCAGGCTACACTGCAGTGCCTTGGTTGTTTAAAGGCTAAAATACCTGTTGGCAAAAGTTACCACTGCACTCCAAAGTGTTTTTCAGACGCATGGCAGCATCATCGTGTCTTACATGATCGTGCTGCAAGTTCAGGTAATGAAAATGGAAATGAGGAGGAAGAGTTATTTGGGCGATTTAATAATTCTGGATCTGGATCAATCAATACCACCTTATCTGCCTCTGCATCAAGTGCTAGCTTGACAAATGGGTCTGCACCTGTGTATCCAGCAGCCATTACACAACGAAGTGGTGGTGAAACTTGGTTTGAAGTTGGACGATCTAAGACATATACGCCAACAGCTGATGACATTGGCCATGTCCTTAAATTTGAGTGTGCTGTAGTTGATGCAGAGACTAAACTTACTGTAGGGCACGCTAGCACTCTACTAACTTCCCGTGTCATTCCTGCCCCCTCGCCTAGCCCACGCAGGCTAATACCTGTTGATGGGATGGGTCATTTGGATGCTGATGGGCGTATAACATC GCAAAATTTGTTACGAGAAATAGTCGTTTACCGTGCTGATATTATTTGTCTTCAGGAG GTTCAAAGTGATCATTATGAAGAATTTTTTTCTCCTGAACTGGACAAACATGGCTATTATGGACTTTACAAAAGGAAAACAAATGAG GTATATAGTGGCAACATGAATACAATTGATGGGTGTGCAACATTCTTCCGCAGAGACAGATTTTCACACGTGAAAAAATATGAG GTTGAATTTAATAAGGCTGCACAGTCTTTAACAGATGCTGTGATTCCAACCACTCAGAAGAAAACGGCCTTGAATAGACTGGTTAAG GATAATGTTGCATTAATAGTTGTTTTAGAAGCAAAAGTTAACAATCAGCCTGTTGATAATCCTGGGAAGAGACAGCTTCTTTGTGTG GCAAATACACATGTAAATGTTCATCAAGATTTAAAGGATGTCAAACTCTGGCAG GTGCACACTCTTTTGAAAGGATTGGAGAAAATTGCGGCTAGTGCAGACATTCCAATGTTGGTTTGTGGGGACTTTAATTCAGTTCCAGGAAG TGCTCCTCATGCACTTCTTGCAATGGGAAAGGTAGATCCATCCCATCCTGATTTAGCAGTTGATCCACTTAATATATTGCGTCCTCACAGCAAGTTGGTTCACCAGTTGCCACTG GTCAGTGCTTATTCTTCCTTTGCAAGAACAGCTGGTCTTGGATTTGAGCAGCATAAACGGAGACTAGACAATGCAACAAATGAACCTTTATTCACTAATGTAACCAGAGATTTTATTGGCTCTCTAGATTACATATTTTACACAG CGGATTCATTGGTTGTGGAGTCATTGTTGGAGCTATTGGACGAGGAGAGTTTGCGGAAAGACACCGCACTTCCTTCTCCTGAATGGTCCTCTGATCATATAGCTCTGTTAGCCGAGTTTCGCTGCTGCAAGAATAGATCGAGGCGATGA